The following DNA comes from Frankia casuarinae.
CGGACCGGGGGCGGTTCTTCGACTTCGCCCCGGCTCGGACACCGGGAGCCGGCCGAGCGGGGGTGACGGCACCGCCGGCGGCCGGACGGGCACCGGGCAGCCGGCCGTTCGCATCCGCGGGCTTGATCGGCGGCATCTTCTTCATGATGAAGAACTGCTGGCCCATGCTCCACAGGTTGGTGGTGAGCCAGTACAGCAGCACAGCGATCGGGAAACGGAAACCAAAGAAGGCGAGCATCAGCGGGGAGCCATAGAGCAGCGCCTTCTGCACCATCGCCTGCTGCGGGTCGAGCGGCCCGGTGCGGGCCATGATCTGGCGCTGCGTGAGGAAGGTCGTAAGACCCATCAGCACGATCAGGACGATCGCGAGAATCCTGACGTGCGTGCTGTCGACGCCGAGGAAGTGCGAGAAATCGCCATCGGAGGTGAACTTGCTCGCCAGCGAGATGCCGAACACCTTGGCCGAGGCGATCTGCTCCACCTGGTCTGCGGAGAGCCCGACCCGGGGACGCCAGACCAGCGAGTGGTTCGGACCCTCGTTCATCGGCGCCAGGTGGGTGAACACGTGGAACAGCGAGATGAACAGCGGGATCTGGAGGAAGATCGGGAGGCAGCCGAGGAGCGGGTTTCCGTGCTCCCGCTGCAGCGCCATCATCTCCTGCTGCATGCGGGGTTTGTCGTGCCCATGCTTCTCCCGGATCTCCTTGATCCGGGGCTGCATCATCTGCATCGTCCGCTGCGACTTCACCTGCTTGACGAACAGCGGGAAGATCAGAATACGGACGCAGACGACCAGCAGGACGACCGAAAAGGCCCAGGAGAAGAAACTGTCAGCACCAAAGATCGGCGCAAATCCCCGGTGAAAGAAGACGATCGCGTTCGCCGCGAGGTGGTATAGGGGATCCAACAACGGTCTGACTCCTCACACCCACGGTCCACGACCGGAACCGACGATCTCGGCCCGCATCCCCTGACTGGGAGACGGGGGACCATGCCTGTGGACGGGCGGTACGGCGACGGCCGGATCGCCCGCGCTCCGACCGTCGGGAGGCCCGCCGGGGTCGGCCGTCGCGCCCCTGGGTCTCCGAACGATTCCCGGACCCGGATCCGTTCCCGGCACGGGGTCGTAGCCGCCTGCCGCGAGCGGTTGGCAGCGCAGCAACCGGGCGACGGCGAGGACACCGCCACGCACACCCCCGTGGCGCCGCACCGCGGCCAGCGCGTAGGCGCTACAGGATGGCTCGAACCGGCACAGGCCGGCGTTGCGGGCCGACCAGCCGGCTCGGTAGAGCCGCACGAGCCCGGCAAAGGTCCAGGATAGGGGACCGCGTACCGCGCCGTCGGCGTTGCGGGCGACCCGCGGCAGGCGGCGCCACACCATCCGGGAGGCCAGCAGGAGGTCGACGACGGCCGCCGTGGCCAGCAGCACGACCAGCACCGTCCCGGCGGTCATCGTCCACGCCCATCCGGGCGCCTGGCACCCGCCGGCCGGGCCACCCTGGTGAGCGCGGTGTCCAGCGCACGGCCGAGCTCCGCGGAGCTCGCCGTCGCCGCATCGGGCAGCGCACGCACGACCAGCATCGTCCCTGGCGCGAGCGTGTCCAGCCGAACCCGTACCTGTTCCCGCAACCGGCGCCGCACCCTGTTACGCACGACCGCCTTCCCCACCCGG
Coding sequences within:
- the yidD gene encoding membrane protein insertion efficiency factor YidD — translated: MTAGTVLVVLLATAAVVDLLLASRMVWRRLPRVARNADGAVRGPLSWTFAGLVRLYRAGWSARNAGLCRFEPSCSAYALAAVRRHGGVRGGVLAVARLLRCQPLAAGGYDPVPGTDPGPGIVRRPRGATADPGGPPDGRSAGDPAVAVPPVHRHGPPSPSQGMRAEIVGSGRGPWV
- the yidC gene encoding membrane protein insertase YidC → MLDPLYHLAANAIVFFHRGFAPIFGADSFFSWAFSVVLLVVCVRILIFPLFVKQVKSQRTMQMMQPRIKEIREKHGHDKPRMQQEMMALQREHGNPLLGCLPIFLQIPLFISLFHVFTHLAPMNEGPNHSLVWRPRVGLSADQVEQIASAKVFGISLASKFTSDGDFSHFLGVDSTHVRILAIVLIVLMGLTTFLTQRQIMARTGPLDPQQAMVQKALLYGSPLMLAFFGFRFPIAVLLYWLTTNLWSMGQQFFIMKKMPPIKPADANGRLPGARPAAGGAVTPARPAPGVRAGAKSKNRPRSASVTPTKGGDSGAAAAGRTSSTAPPGTRSRNGTSTASRTTTTPKAATTPKSGKAGAPGGPGANGVSGGGVSDNGVSDNGVAATTAASTGRSAEAKTSAAGRRNAPGKNAGQSAASGPTAPSDGESTPRPAPVPAGVRRQVGGSRPAKRRGKSKRPGGRR
- the rnpA gene encoding ribonuclease P protein component, which produces MLPEGSRVRTRDEHARVGTMGRRTRSGPLVVHSLWTTSDDPARAGFVVGRRVGKAVVRNRVRRRLREQVRVRLDTLAPGTMLVVRALPDAATASSAELGRALDTALTRVARPAGARRPDGRGR